The Heterodontus francisci isolate sHetFra1 chromosome 23, sHetFra1.hap1, whole genome shotgun sequence nucleotide sequence TTCAATGGGCACTGCACCTTCCCCTTTTCTCCCGATCTCGCCTAAAGACATTGTCCCTTTAATTGGCTCACGTTAGATTCCACAGCTCAGATGCAAATGCTGGGGCGGTAGGTAGTGTGGTTAACCGCACTGACAGCTCTGAGCAAGCCTCCTGTTTGAAGGGCGGAAGACTGGAGCTCTTGAGAACAGTCCAATCCCGAACCGGCAGCACGGCTGCGCTCTCATCCCGGAGCCTCGCAATGAAGGGCATTTACACCAGCAAGGATaggcacagaaagacacacaagagGTGGGCAGCAGGATCGCTGCAGGGGAGGTTTCAGTCAGTGTAACAACTCAAGAGGTGAATAATAGGCACCGAACATCACTCGCTTGTATTTCAGTGGAAGTTGCTGATCACGGTTAAAGTTTGAACAGACCACGGATCCGCCAAGAACTTTGCCAAAACTTCACCTGGACACTTTTACACTGATTGTGTGACAATGTCATAAAACGTCCCACACGCATTGCGGAGAGATGGATATCATTCTGCATCCCCTAAATATCATTGCAGCATATTTACAGATCGAAATTTAATACAATCAGGATCATGAGGGTGACTGAgatccaacaccagtgagagagggGAAAGGTGACAGCTCTTAAACTGACCAATAAATTAATACATCAATAATTGAATCAATTAACAAATGAAGTCAGTGCAATGTGGGACATTTCACAAGGGTAGAACCTGTAGTGACACACTGGGTTGCAGCTGTCTTTGATGCGATGGCGAATGCCTTCTGCACCCTGGCTGAAGTAGGGAGAAAACTCTTGAACAGTTGTCCCTTCCAACCCAATGTGTGGCCCATCCCGGACTCCCTTTATCCAGCTGATAGATATAGAAATACTCTTTACACATAGGAAAAATGTCAAAAATATCAATATTCAGCCCGGTATAAATGCATGATTTTTTGACCAGGCATTTCTTTTCCTGTTAGGGGCTAAAAGGCAAACAGGACATTTGATCGCAGCCAAAGCCAAGGCAGCGTGCTAGGAGGGATAGAGTCATTTACCTGGCCGAACACCGAATCTAACATAGGGCTCAAGTCTTGCATGAAGTGGGGGTCGAGCTCCACCGAGTGAGTGCTCGCCTTGCTGGATTTGGATGAAGAGGGCGATGCCGACCCGGTGATGAGCGAGCACTCGCTGCCGCTCCTCTCCAGCTCCACGGGCGAGCCCGCCTGCCCTTCGCCCTTCCTGCAGCGAGACCCCCTGTTGCCCGGTGCTCGCTCCTGGCGGTGCCCCGGCCCCCGATCCCCACGGCCGCTGGCTGCCTGCGGCTTGCCGCCGGTGCCACGCTTCCTGCTCAGCTTCGTGTTACCCTTGGCCGCGGTGACGGCCCCCCTGGCCGAACCGCCCGCCGGCGCTCGCTCAGCAGCCGCATCCTCCCAGTGGCCGGGCTCAGCATCTGGGTCCCTGCGGTCGCGGCAGCCTCGCCTGCGGGGCACATTCTCCACGTGTAAGTCCCCTCTCCTGGCTCCACATTTCAGCAGGGAAGTCTTGGAGTCGCTTTTTGCTATTGCCGAACTCATTTCTGATGGTAGTGTATTTTGTTTTCCAATTTATGATTTTGCATCAACCATGCCTTGTGACGGATGCAGGTCCTTTATGTACATTGCACGATGAAGGACAGGAGAGAAGGTCTGTCCTTTATATAAAAAAATCTACTTACATCCAGGACGCCCATGTGACATAAACACAATCCCTCAGAGGGGGAATTGTTAGCCAAATTAATCAGTACTTCTTCTCTCCGTGGCCCAGTTACATTTCATTTGACTGACACCCGGAATTTAAAACAAATCAGACACCGCCACTTACGCAAAGGTTGGATCATATTTCCTTTCAGCTCGAGGTACAACCTCAGATTAAAGTAGCAATAGTAATATAAGTAGATTAAAGTCTGGATGAAATGCTGCTGGATATTCATCATTCTGAGTTTGATAAAAAGATAACCTGTGTTAATTCAGTGCTTTAAAAAAACACACATTTTGAATTACCCGAATGGTTTGAATTGAGCAAACTAAATGACATCGCAAACTAGTGCAAAAATTTAATTGTCAGATCATTTCAATGAAGTAACAGTGAATTCAGAATAAACTGTAATACTATTGACCTTTCTTGATCTTTCTCATCTCCCTGACGTTTACCCACActcgccatcctgacttgggataAATTGTTTATCTGAGAATATCACCTTTCATAAGAATATAGTAGGCCAGTTAGCCGGTTAGCCTGCTactccattcagtatgatcatggctgatctttcacctcaattccactttccagcctgtTTCTCATATTCTTTGATCCCCTTAGATTCcacaaatctatcagtctcagccaTAAATATACCCAAGGACTGAgcagccacagctctctggagtagagaattgtaAGACTTACAAccacctgggtgaagaaatttctcctcatctcagtgctaaatggccaGCCTCTTATCCTGACACAGTGACCCTTAGATGTAGAcaaggaaaacagcctctcagcatctatttCCATTTAAATCCTATTTCACTTAAAATAAAATTCATTCAGATTCTGGCACCAGTTGTTTTTATTATCCCCCAGAGTTCAGAGTCCAGAAATCATGTTGGGTCGTGTGCTGAAGATTGAATTTATCCCCTTGCGTTCCTGTGAACTGACAACTCAGAGCACTTGTGATATGGATGACAGTGAAGATAATTCCCCACATTGGAAGCAAATTGAAATTCTGTAAAAAGTTGAAATAGCAAACCACAAAGCACTTCAGAAAGGAATCAGTTATTAAAATATAGTTGCTAACAAATGGCTGTTAAAGTATTTATTAAATTCCTTTTTGGCAGGCACCACTGAATCAATTTCCACCACCCTAGGGCAATGAATTTCTGTTCATAACATTACTATATAAaaatattcctcctcatctcctctccggttcttttgccaattatcataaatttgtgccctctggttaccaatcttcctgccagtggaaatagttttctccttattcactctataaaaacccttcatgattttgaacacctctattaaatctctccttaaccttattTGCTCGAAGGAACACaatcaggtcatcgacctgaaacattaactttgtttctctcaccatagatgctgccagacctgctgagtatttccagcattttctgtttctatttcagctttccagcatctgcagtgttttgtctTTACATCTTAAAAGATATATTTGTATTTGTGGCCAGGGACACGTGTGtggccattcatcagaactggatgatgTTCGAGATGAGCAGCTTTTAAACAGGTGGAGAGCCAGGGAAAAGGAAACAAATAAAGAACAAAGGGGAGAGATCTGAGAAAAAGATAAATAATCTAGTTATATGATTCTATGCCATCTTGTATTGATTTACTTATTACAGTTACATTGCTTTCCTTGTCACCTTAATATTGTTTTATAAAATACTTTATATTGTGCAATACAGTCGTCCCAGCACTCTCCAAGTATAGACAGAAACTACACAAGGCAACCTGTAAAAAGATACTGTCATACAAGTGCTGGCTTTTCTTTCATTTAGCTATAGGCCATGTACAATGGGATGAATTAGGACAAGCATTCAGGAAGTTCAGAGAGCTATCTATCCCTTTAAAGTTATACTTTAGTGTCATAAGGTCGTATTGTTGCCCAGCGCCAAGTGAGCAGACAGAACATGGGAATAGGGAGGGGTTGTTCTTTGGAGGAATATAGTCTAGCCTTTGGCAAGCTACGAAAAACTGTCTGGGAGTGAAGAGAAGATAGGCTGTCAACAAAAGTAAAGGTATATCACGTGGTTGTCCTTCCCACTCTCTTGTATGATTGTGAGATGGGGACAGTTTACTCCAGGCACGCAAACAAGCTACTCCACTTTCACATGACCTGCTTGCAGAGACTACTCAAGATCAGATAGCAAGACAAGATTCCTaaccctgagattctctctctgACTGACACGCCTAGCCTCCACGCTCTGCTGAAGAGAGTTCATATAAGATGGGCAGGATATGTTGCCAGAATGCCAGATGTGCGCTTGCCAAAAAGCTCTTTCACAGCGAGCTACTTGAAGGGGAACATTCACATGGAGGCCAGAAAAAGTGCTTCAAGGACACCCTAAAGGTCTCACTGAAGAGTTTCAGCATTGCCCCTGAGACATGGGAGGACCTCACACAGGATCATTCTATATGGCACAGTCTCATCAGCAAACGCACCACCTCCTCTGAACAGAACAGAATCGCACTGGCCAACAGGAGCTTCACAAGCCCAGAGCCACAAACACCTCTTCTGCACCAACAATGCATGTGTGTCCAACATGCAACAGATCTTTTCATGCTCAAATTGGACTGATAAATCACCTTCAAGCACACCGCACCTGAAACTTAATTCAGTAAATTCAGTTGATGTCATGGTCATCTTGGACTACAAAggacaatgttacgaccaggtgaggaaggggtctcaggctcccctctcgccccttctctggtttggccgtaacagggtttatcttttaaaatgcagtgattttagcttaccacttcagtgagcccttgctcactgcacttccattgcaattgcaaatgaaccaatcaggcaggttttcttgagtttaactaaGAAAGATTTATTAACCTTATCGCTCTAACCTGGTTAAAATCACTAAATTACGCGACGCATTACGCTCATATGCtcacgagagacacacacacatacaaatagatacagagggaagaaagaattgggaggttgaagtagagttggcaataaatggaatacagatactaTTCTTAGTGTCCTTGatgtaatgtccttaattgaagttaaagtctggGACTTCTCGTTGAAGCcatgtgcacaatttcaggcttgcttctctggtaccagaaggctgaaggcaGGTTTCAACTGTCTTTTTAGTGGTTATCTGTAAAGGTCTGCAGTCTTGAAGTTTAAAAGCTGCCActatggtttccctgggactttgctggagagggagactgagcgagagagagaattttctctgccagtccagttgcagtttTTTGTTCAccctgaggcacaattcaaaaaactgcAGCCTTaccccagcaggtaggtcatgtgaccatctctttgtttgaaatcaCAGTTACTGGGGGaggtgctgtccttcccaggggcttttccgctggctagtgattatgtcccccgatttagatttgaggggggcgatcttcttgatgttggcccaagagctctcttcatgccatcatacattcctctgatgtttccggtgtctgaggccagctgaatatgactgcataggtgttgccagtagtcgtttgcgcaacgcctagctgttctttgtgcagtacttctggctgctttaagtgctgcggatgttaaatcgctgggggctttcttgtagttcaacagtgcaatgcgcttagcggctatgacaggttccagctcttcattatgagattgaaagcagtctgcatttctcttcgcacttttgccgtaggtggtcaaagctgactcatagatggcgtctctgatgtgggcccacttggtctcagcatcccctgtgggagtgttttgaagggctgttacaagtgaatttagacatttttgtaacTGCTGTGGGTGagtaattctgctcgtgttgatgcgcgggtggcccttctgcttggaatgatgcaacttctttggtctgagtctaaccttgctgcacaccagggagtggtcggtgtcgcagtccacactgtgaagctgcgtgtgatttgaacactgtttaaggaggctcgtcttgtgacgatgaggtctagctggtgccaacgacgtgatcttgggtgcctccatgaaacctggtgacagggtttagtgtgaaagaacgagttggtgatgcagaggttatgataggtacacaactcaagcagtctctgcccgttctcattcatccttccaacgccatagcgcccaaggcaggagggccatgagtcatggtcggccccaaccctggcattaaagtcccccagcaggaataggtgttcggtgttggggatgctgctaatgatgttatggagttgttcatagaactggtctttagcttcaggtggggagcagagtgttggagcatagatgctgagtaggtgtactgaaccagaggtggtgagcagtcggatggacagtatgcgttccgagccatttgagggaggctctatcatgctgagcaaggagtttctgatggcgaagcccactccatgctgtcttggttcttcaggatccctgccctgccagaagaaggtgtagtcttgctctgctagagaggcactcgcggggaggcgagtctcctgaagtgctgcaatgtccacattgaatctactgagctcgttgttaatgatggcggtcttccgagaatcgttgatttgtgtaaggtcttccgacaggccaggacacatagttctgacgttccag carries:
- the cabp1a gene encoding calcium-binding protein 1a isoform X1 → MSSAIAKSDSKTSLLKCGARRGDLHVENVPRRRGCRDRRDPDAEPGHWEDAAAERAPAGGSARGAVTAAKGNTKLSRKRGTGGKPQAASGRGDRGPGHRQERAPGNRGSRCRKGEGQAGSPVELERSGSECSLITGSASPSSSKSSKASTHSVELDPHFMQDLSPMLDSVFGQDRELGAEEIEELRDAFKEFDKDKDGFIGCKDLGNCMRTMGYMPTEMELIELSQQINMNLGGHVDFDDFLELMGPKLLAETADMIGVKELRDAFKEFDTNGDGEISTTELREAMKKLLGQQIGHRDIEEILKDVDLNGDGRVDFEEFVRMMSR